A genomic stretch from Leptospira ellinghausenii includes:
- a CDS encoding ExbD/TolR family protein yields the protein MKLRKPKQESGIDISSLIDVLFILLIFLMLAVRFSEPTSSISLDLPKSKTESIGNETYAFKIQIKTNGDLYKNDTKMDMDTFVKTLENNPDPNKTVSLEVDQHLEFGIFVTVTDILKQKNYQKIEIKTEKQ from the coding sequence ATGAAACTCAGAAAACCGAAACAAGAATCAGGTATTGATATTAGCAGTTTGATTGATGTTTTGTTTATCCTTTTAATCTTTTTAATGTTAGCCGTTCGATTCTCAGAACCTACTTCTTCCATCTCATTGGATTTACCTAAATCAAAAACAGAAAGTATTGGAAATGAAACGTATGCTTTCAAAATTCAAATCAAAACCAATGGTGATTTATATAAAAATGATACTAAAATGGATATGGATACATTCGTAAAAACTTTAGAGAACAATCCTGATCCAAACAAAACTGTAAGTTTAGAAGTAGACCAACACTTAGAATTTGGAATCTTTGTAACAGTCACAGACATTTTAAAACAAAAAAATTACCAGAAAATAGAGATCAAAACGGAAAAACAGTAA
- a CDS encoding PP2C family protein-serine/threonine phosphatase, with product MNSKLAAKILVVDDNETNMEIITHILLGQGYEVAVAYDGEYALELADVLDFDLILLDILLPGISGLEVAKRLLAMERHKNTPILFLSALNETSDIVKGLETGAVDYITKPFQESEILARIRTHLKIKTLEKERIDLLYAIQKDLELAKTNQEKLVTFQFPPSPLYEIYTSYKPMDLVGGDLITYDVLPSGDLDILFGDVTGHGIAAAMVSLMAIITFKTMNKSFMSPSECLYWIHNTLTPLISTHFISAVYIRYRAEENLLSYSMAGHHHMFLLRKDNIQKLGTKGFCLMMFPDQLNTINEDIILQSGDRLFLFSDGMFEVPNEKEEYLGDQKFSEIVEKNIKLSSQQFLDSISEEVLKYSEGKVADDMTMLLLEVK from the coding sequence GTGAATTCTAAATTAGCCGCAAAAATTTTAGTCGTTGATGATAATGAAACCAATATGGAAATCATCACCCATATTTTACTAGGCCAAGGTTATGAAGTTGCCGTTGCATACGACGGAGAGTATGCCTTAGAACTTGCGGATGTTTTGGATTTTGATCTGATATTACTCGATATTTTATTGCCAGGAATCAGCGGACTCGAAGTGGCAAAACGACTTTTGGCAATGGAACGTCACAAAAATACACCTATTCTTTTTCTCTCAGCATTAAATGAGACAAGCGATATTGTTAAAGGGTTAGAAACTGGAGCTGTTGACTACATCACAAAACCCTTTCAAGAATCTGAAATTTTAGCAAGGATTCGAACCCATCTCAAAATCAAAACATTAGAAAAGGAACGGATTGATTTATTGTATGCAATTCAGAAAGATTTAGAGTTAGCAAAAACAAACCAAGAAAAACTTGTAACATTTCAATTCCCTCCCTCTCCTTTGTACGAAATATATACTTCATATAAACCTATGGATTTAGTTGGTGGAGATTTGATTACCTATGATGTCCTTCCATCAGGAGATTTGGATATCCTATTCGGTGATGTAACAGGCCATGGTATCGCCGCAGCAATGGTATCTCTAATGGCAATCATTACGTTCAAAACAATGAATAAATCATTTATGTCACCTAGCGAATGTTTATATTGGATTCACAATACCCTCACTCCTTTGATCAGTACACATTTCATAAGTGCAGTTTATATTCGTTACCGTGCTGAGGAAAACTTACTTTCTTATTCGATGGCAGGCCATCACCACATGTTTTTACTTCGAAAAGACAATATTCAAAAATTAGGAACAAAAGGTTTTTGTCTCATGATGTTTCCAGATCAATTGAATACAATTAATGAAGACATCATATTACAATCAGGTGATCGTTTGTTTTTATTTTCAGATGGTATGTTTGAAGTGCCTAATGAAAAGGAAGAATATTTAGGAGATCAAAAATTTTCGGAAATCGTGGAAAAAAATATCAAATTATCATCCCAACAATTTTTGGATTCGATTTCGGAAGAAGTGTTAAAGTATTCAGAAGGAAAAGTTGCTGATGATATGACAATGTTATTACTTGAAGTAAAATGA
- a CDS encoding alpha/beta hydrolase has product MLDDENDLESLGPLKVLRVKGDPDAPTVVLFHGYGASAFDLYPIHEVLVTDQKFNWVFPHGHLSIPLMPGYLGRAWFPIDMAALEEAIRKNDFRNFADKDPEGMDIARASAYLMLEALGVPWNQLILGGFSQGAMLATDITLRNELMSKGLMILSGALVNETLWKDLAPKKSNLRFFQSHGEYDPILGYANAKKLEKLLRGSGLLGEFISFPGGHEIPAPVVQGISRYLNSLS; this is encoded by the coding sequence ATGTTAGATGACGAAAACGATTTAGAATCTTTAGGACCATTAAAGGTATTAAGAGTAAAAGGAGACCCTGATGCTCCTACGGTAGTGTTGTTTCATGGTTATGGTGCTAGTGCATTCGACTTGTACCCCATCCATGAAGTTCTTGTTACAGACCAAAAATTCAATTGGGTTTTCCCACATGGCCATTTGAGTATTCCGCTGATGCCCGGGTATTTGGGGCGAGCATGGTTCCCCATCGATATGGCCGCCTTAGAAGAAGCGATACGAAAAAATGATTTTCGAAATTTTGCAGACAAAGACCCAGAAGGAATGGATATCGCGAGAGCTTCCGCCTATTTGATGTTAGAAGCTCTTGGCGTTCCATGGAACCAATTGATATTAGGTGGTTTTTCGCAAGGAGCAATGCTTGCTACTGATATTACACTCCGAAATGAACTAATGTCCAAAGGATTAATGATCCTTTCAGGAGCTTTAGTCAATGAAACTCTTTGGAAAGATTTGGCACCTAAAAAATCAAACTTAAGGTTTTTCCAATCTCATGGTGAATACGATCCTATTTTGGGTTATGCCAATGCGAAAAAACTGGAAAAATTACTTCGAGGTTCTGGTTTGTTAGGGGAGTTCATATCTTTCCCTGGAGGACACGAAATCCCCGCTCCTGTGGTCCAAGGGATCAGCCGTTATCTGAATAGTTTATCCTAA
- a CDS encoding DUF547 domain-containing protein, giving the protein MKHYFALFFVLGMSQSLIAQNFDHKHSVWDLLLKKHVKNGLVSYKGFISDSSQLNGYLDQLTKVSDSQYQSFSEKEKISFLINAYNAFTVKLIVDHYPVDSITDIGSPISKINLARGIPWKKEFFSLLGKSRHLDWIEHEKLRKDFMEPRIHFAIVCASIGCPILQSEAYTPTNLEKQLQIAKLTFLKNPKKNSYDKNTNTLYLSKIFNWFQPDFTKKMSLIQFVQDGFEDTIKPDAKIIYNEYNWDLNELK; this is encoded by the coding sequence ATGAAACATTATTTTGCACTCTTTTTTGTTCTGGGGATGTCCCAGTCGCTAATTGCACAGAACTTTGATCACAAACATAGTGTTTGGGACTTGTTACTCAAAAAACATGTCAAAAATGGACTTGTCTCTTACAAAGGATTTATCTCTGACTCATCCCAATTAAATGGTTACCTCGACCAACTAACAAAAGTTTCTGACAGTCAGTACCAATCCTTTTCCGAAAAAGAAAAAATCAGTTTTTTGATCAATGCTTATAATGCATTTACAGTAAAACTGATAGTGGACCATTACCCTGTGGACAGTATCACTGACATTGGATCGCCGATTTCAAAAATCAATTTAGCCAGAGGGATTCCTTGGAAAAAAGAATTTTTTAGCCTACTTGGAAAATCCAGGCACCTAGATTGGATTGAACATGAAAAACTGAGAAAAGATTTTATGGAACCAAGGATTCATTTTGCGATTGTATGTGCATCCATTGGATGCCCAATTTTACAATCCGAAGCTTATACACCTACCAATTTAGAAAAACAATTACAAATAGCGAAACTAACGTTCTTAAAAAACCCTAAGAAAAATTCTTATGATAAGAACACAAATACCTTGTATTTAAGTAAGATATTCAACTGGTTCCAACCTGACTTTACCAAAAAAATGTCATTAATTCAATTTGTGCAGGATGGTTTTGAAGATACGATCAAACCCGATGCCAAAATCATTTACAATGAATACAATTGGGATCTTAACGAATTGAAATAA
- a CDS encoding OsmC family protein produces MHIHLKRIETPFVLEATNESGNSIRIDASPEIGGKNSGPRPMELLIMGLAGCSSIDVIMILNKYRIEVKDYSVDVEADREKVEEANLFKKIHMKFFVKGEFEEAQVKRAIDLSLEKYCSVAKTLEKTATITYELKLVS; encoded by the coding sequence ATGCACATTCATTTAAAACGTATCGAAACCCCATTTGTCCTAGAAGCTACTAACGAATCCGGTAATTCCATTCGGATCGACGCCTCACCTGAAATTGGTGGTAAAAATTCTGGTCCAAGGCCAATGGAACTTCTCATCATGGGTCTTGCAGGTTGTAGTAGCATTGATGTCATCATGATCTTAAACAAGTATCGCATTGAAGTGAAAGACTATTCAGTGGATGTGGAAGCAGACCGAGAAAAAGTAGAAGAAGCCAATCTCTTCAAAAAAATTCATATGAAATTTTTTGTAAAAGGAGAATTCGAAGAGGCACAAGTGAAACGAGCAATTGACTTGAGCTTAGAAAAGTATTGTTCCGTTGCAAAAACCTTGGAAAAAACGGCAACGATCACCTACGAACTAAAATTGGTTTCATAA
- a CDS encoding peroxiredoxin: MALRLGDEAPNFQAETSEGKIDFHEYLGQSWGILFSHPKDYTPVCTTELGYVAKIKPEFEKRNVKVIALSVDPVDSHKGWISDINETQSTKVNYPIIADADKKVSNLYDMIHPNASETTTVRSVFVVGPDKKVKLTLTYPASTGRNFDELLRVIDSLQLTSQYSVATPANWKDGEDTIIVPSVSDEDAKKKFPKGFRTIKPYLRYTPQPNK; encoded by the coding sequence ATGGCACTACGACTCGGCGATGAAGCACCCAATTTCCAAGCGGAAACTTCGGAAGGTAAAATTGACTTCCATGAATATTTAGGACAAAGTTGGGGGATTTTATTTTCTCATCCAAAAGACTACACTCCAGTTTGTACAACGGAGTTAGGTTATGTGGCAAAAATCAAACCTGAGTTTGAAAAAAGAAATGTAAAAGTGATCGCACTTTCCGTTGATCCAGTGGATAGCCATAAAGGTTGGATCTCTGATATCAACGAAACACAAAGCACAAAGGTAAATTACCCGATCATTGCAGATGCTGACAAAAAAGTATCCAATTTATATGATATGATCCACCCAAATGCAAGTGAAACAACTACAGTTCGTTCTGTGTTTGTTGTGGGACCAGACAAAAAAGTAAAACTCACTCTTACTTACCCAGCTTCCACTGGTAGAAATTTTGATGAGCTACTTCGGGTAATTGATTCTTTACAACTCACTTCTCAATACAGTGTGGCAACGCCTGCCAACTGGAAAGACGGAGAGGATACTATCATCGTTCCTTCAGTATCCGATGAAGATGCAAAGAAAAAATTCCCAAAAGGGTTTCGCACAATCAAACCTTATTTACGTTACACACCACAACCAAATAAATAG
- a CDS encoding PAS domain-containing sensor histidine kinase, giving the protein MIEQIISIGIASTLLYFAYFYHNAYRREKKLRKILFQKNLINAKEIERVIREKEKQYQDIYDTANSIIIRWSPDFRIHSVNPYAEEFFQMAKDKAEGKDLVLDLFRIPFEKSNEIKSLLWNIFHRPEQNIRQEFDVYVGLDDKRTVTWSNRILKNEFGYPHEVLSIGIDITNRKIAEENLMKSYERILDLYNNAPCGYHSLDKDNILVSINDTELDWLGYSREEIVGNFRINDLLTSSSFEKFQQIIHSFPHETLTGVELEFVRKDKSTFFVSLNSIPTYDKNGNFVISKSTVFDITDRKLAEDKLNDYSQKIQLQNIRLQKAVKAAIKANQSKSVFFSKITHELRTPLHAVIGFSQILEKDPNLPEHLKGYVNSLYENGVHLLGMINDILDLSKIEAGKMTETREKFSLVQLWDTLFSMFSYRFAEKQIHFELLKPETIENRFYEADLQKIRQILVNLLANSLKFTNQGFVNLEIQIKHGLEPNIDLVCFTVKDSGIGIPKDQLHSIFEAFQQTEQGSSYQEGTGLGLSISHQLVDFLGGTIQVDSELNIGSTFVFELPLLRLMEIPNDLIQKSKIGPTNSKEVWHITKVDEKEKEFVQDFLNSEDNQFKHEILQLIKIQNFGQLLQLLGKIPSEAKGKTILLEKVKNKRYKFLIDLVQSSSL; this is encoded by the coding sequence ATGATAGAGCAAATCATATCCATTGGAATTGCTTCAACTCTTTTGTATTTTGCATACTTCTATCATAATGCATACAGGCGAGAGAAAAAACTAAGGAAAATATTATTCCAAAAAAATTTAATCAATGCAAAGGAAATTGAAAGAGTCATTCGTGAAAAAGAAAAACAATACCAAGATATTTATGATACTGCAAACTCTATCATCATTCGTTGGAGTCCTGATTTCCGTATTCATTCAGTAAATCCCTATGCTGAAGAATTTTTTCAAATGGCAAAAGACAAGGCAGAAGGAAAAGACTTAGTTTTAGATTTGTTTCGGATACCATTTGAAAAATCAAATGAAATCAAATCATTATTATGGAACATCTTTCATCGTCCAGAGCAAAACATTCGCCAGGAATTTGATGTCTATGTAGGATTAGATGATAAACGGACTGTTACTTGGTCCAATCGTATTTTAAAAAATGAATTTGGTTATCCGCACGAAGTATTATCGATTGGAATTGATATCACAAACAGAAAGATTGCCGAAGAGAACTTGATGAAATCCTATGAACGGATTTTGGATTTATATAACAATGCTCCTTGTGGTTATCACTCTCTCGACAAAGATAATATTTTAGTATCAATCAATGATACTGAATTGGATTGGTTGGGATATTCAAGAGAAGAAATTGTCGGCAACTTTCGAATCAATGATTTGCTAACATCTAGTAGTTTCGAAAAATTCCAACAAATCATTCATTCGTTCCCTCATGAGACATTAACGGGAGTTGAATTAGAGTTTGTTAGAAAGGATAAATCCACCTTTTTTGTAAGTTTAAATTCTATTCCAACGTATGATAAAAATGGGAATTTTGTAATTAGCAAATCCACCGTTTTTGATATCACCGACCGGAAACTCGCGGAAGATAAACTAAATGATTATTCTCAAAAAATTCAGCTCCAAAACATACGACTCCAAAAAGCTGTTAAAGCAGCCATCAAAGCAAACCAATCAAAATCGGTATTTTTTTCTAAAATCACACATGAACTTCGAACACCATTACATGCAGTGATAGGGTTCTCACAAATATTAGAAAAGGATCCAAATTTACCTGAACACTTAAAAGGGTATGTTAATTCTTTATACGAAAATGGTGTACATTTATTAGGAATGATCAATGATATATTAGATCTTTCTAAAATAGAAGCAGGTAAGATGACAGAGACTAGAGAAAAATTTTCTTTAGTGCAACTTTGGGACACATTGTTTTCAATGTTTTCGTATCGATTTGCTGAAAAACAAATTCATTTTGAACTACTAAAACCAGAAACGATAGAAAATCGATTTTATGAAGCAGACCTACAAAAAATTAGACAAATATTAGTCAATTTACTCGCAAATTCATTAAAATTTACAAACCAAGGATTTGTGAATTTGGAAATCCAAATTAAACATGGATTGGAACCTAATATTGATTTGGTTTGTTTTACCGTCAAAGACTCTGGAATTGGAATCCCTAAAGACCAACTCCATTCTATTTTTGAAGCTTTCCAACAAACAGAACAAGGGAGTTCCTACCAAGAAGGGACAGGACTTGGACTCTCCATATCACATCAATTAGTCGATTTTTTGGGTGGCACTATCCAAGTAGACAGTGAATTGAACATAGGTTCAACATTTGTATTTGAATTACCTCTTCTACGATTAATGGAAATCCCAAATGATCTCATTCAAAAATCAAAAATTGGCCCTACAAATTCTAAAGAAGTTTGGCATATCACAAAGGTAGACGAAAAGGAAAAAGAATTTGTGCAGGACTTTTTAAATTCAGAAGACAATCAATTCAAACACGAAATTTTACAGCTGATCAAAATCCAAAATTTCGGCCAATTATTACAACTACTTGGTAAAATCCCTTCAGAAGCAAAAGGGAAAACAATTTTACTCGAAAAAGTGAAGAACAAACGATACAAATTTTTAATCGATTTGGTTCAATCATCTTCCCTTTAA
- the dinB gene encoding DNA polymerase IV: protein MRKIIHIDMDAFYASVEQRDFPEMRGKPVVVGGSPHSRGVVCAASYEARKFGIRSAISCYQAYKLCPDAIFTPPRFDVYKSVSKEIRRIFLEYTDLVEPLSLDEAYLDVTLNKQEIPLASTIAKEIRKKIWENTGLTCSAGVATNKFLAKMASEKNKPNGLFVVLPGEEISFLDELPLYQFFGIGKKTFEKLQHLGFSKGKDLREAEESFLVHEFGKMGAVFYRMARGIDDREVIPFRDPKSIGVETTFTHDSEDFSYFLLKLESLAKELEMRMLKKNKKGKTLTLKVKFEDFTVKQKSITSDVVFFLADNLFQQSSNMLANVWKDNFDPPKKIRLLGLSVTNFYEKEISEDQPSLFG, encoded by the coding sequence ATGAGAAAGATCATCCACATTGATATGGATGCATTTTATGCATCAGTTGAACAACGTGATTTCCCAGAAATGAGAGGGAAACCGGTTGTTGTTGGTGGATCTCCGCATTCTAGGGGAGTGGTTTGTGCTGCAAGTTACGAAGCTAGAAAATTTGGAATCCGATCAGCGATTTCATGTTACCAAGCATACAAACTATGTCCTGATGCAATTTTCACTCCTCCACGATTCGATGTTTATAAATCAGTTTCAAAAGAAATTCGTAGGATCTTTTTGGAATATACTGATTTAGTCGAACCTTTATCCTTAGATGAAGCTTATTTAGATGTAACATTGAACAAACAAGAGATTCCACTTGCCAGTACAATTGCCAAAGAAATTCGAAAAAAGATTTGGGAAAACACAGGGCTCACTTGTTCTGCAGGAGTTGCAACAAACAAATTTTTGGCGAAGATGGCCTCCGAAAAAAACAAACCAAACGGATTGTTTGTCGTTTTACCTGGGGAAGAAATTTCTTTCTTAGATGAATTGCCTCTTTACCAATTTTTTGGGATTGGGAAAAAAACTTTTGAAAAACTCCAACACTTAGGTTTTTCAAAAGGGAAAGATTTGAGAGAAGCGGAGGAATCATTCCTTGTCCATGAATTTGGAAAAATGGGTGCTGTATTTTATCGAATGGCAAGAGGGATCGATGATAGAGAAGTTATCCCTTTCCGTGATCCCAAGTCCATTGGTGTGGAAACCACTTTCACGCATGATTCTGAGGATTTTTCTTATTTTTTACTCAAATTGGAATCTCTTGCAAAAGAACTTGAAATGAGAATGTTGAAAAAAAACAAAAAAGGTAAAACACTTACTTTAAAAGTAAAATTTGAGGATTTTACAGTAAAACAAAAATCAATTACTTCTGACGTTGTTTTCTTCTTGGCAGACAACCTTTTCCAACAATCCTCGAACATGTTGGCAAATGTTTGGAAGGATAATTTTGATCCTCCTAAAAAAATTAGACTATTGGGATTATCAGTTACTAATTTTTATGAAAAAGAAATTTCGGAAGACCAACCTTCCTTATTCGGATAA
- a CDS encoding MotA/TolQ/ExbB proton channel family protein, with product MKCFPKVPSEDELDLFFSPLERTTHWFPTIASLAMLLGLLGTVIGINTAFGEMEAQKKVSLEVLAGGIKDALNTTIAGLLVAIPSLFFHRIIENKIQYLSELFAKDHTKTE from the coding sequence ATGAAATGTTTCCCCAAAGTACCATCTGAAGACGAATTGGATTTGTTTTTTTCTCCATTAGAACGAACAACCCATTGGTTCCCAACCATTGCTTCCTTAGCCATGTTACTTGGTTTGCTTGGAACAGTGATTGGGATAAACACTGCCTTCGGAGAAATGGAAGCCCAAAAAAAGGTAAGTTTGGAAGTTTTGGCAGGTGGAATCAAAGATGCTTTGAATACCACGATAGCTGGGTTACTAGTCGCTATTCCTTCCTTGTTTTTCCATCGAATCATCGAAAATAAAATTCAATATTTATCTGAACTTTTCGCAAAAGACCATACCAAAACAGAATGA
- a CDS encoding ubiquinone/menaquinone biosynthesis methyltransferase, with protein MNQYKLPSQEKKPEYVRKNFDGIARAYDRFNDWNSFFLHRIWKDWVVKEAKKEVPHATSALDLCCGTGDITYRLSLDPHLQRVVGLDFSEQMLSYAFPKVEGKTQVQLLVGDAMDLKQFPEGSFDIVTMGFGLRNVSDLKKCLFEIKRVLKKDGVYVNLDVGRVRPKFLKFFADFYFFKIVPLFGYLLYGKQNEMFDYLPHSSKLYPDQETLSLILKEVGFTNVRFQNFVFGNAVAHIAKKGK; from the coding sequence ATGAACCAATACAAACTGCCTTCCCAAGAAAAGAAACCCGAATATGTAAGAAAGAACTTTGATGGAATCGCGAGAGCTTACGACAGATTCAATGATTGGAATAGTTTTTTCCTACACCGAATCTGGAAGGATTGGGTTGTCAAAGAAGCAAAAAAGGAGGTCCCTCATGCAACATCTGCTTTGGATCTATGTTGTGGTACAGGTGATATCACGTATCGGTTATCCTTGGATCCCCATCTTCAAAGGGTGGTTGGACTCGATTTTTCAGAACAGATGTTATCCTATGCCTTTCCGAAAGTAGAAGGGAAAACACAGGTCCAACTCCTTGTAGGTGATGCCATGGACCTCAAACAATTTCCCGAAGGGAGTTTTGATATTGTAACCATGGGTTTTGGCCTTAGGAATGTTTCTGATTTAAAAAAATGCCTTTTTGAGATCAAACGAGTGTTAAAGAAGGATGGAGTGTATGTCAATTTGGATGTTGGTCGTGTGAGACCGAAATTCCTGAAATTCTTTGCTGATTTTTACTTTTTTAAAATCGTTCCTTTATTTGGGTATTTGTTGTATGGGAAACAAAATGAAATGTTTGATTACCTCCCCCATTCTTCCAAACTTTACCCCGACCAAGAAACACTTTCTCTCATCCTAAAAGAGGTTGGATTTACCAATGTCCGTTTCCAGAATTTTGTATTTGGAAATGCGGTTGCTCATATTGCAAAAAAAGGGAAATGA
- a CDS encoding LruC domain-containing protein — protein MNRWIILLVLPLFLLDCSNKKKGMLLLPFLGLGDGTTQATTASANDGDGTFTVVGLETTDPSQVTSPDTNTNTGDTGNSETPSVVTPTPTPAAPTPGPTTVNNETTTTVVDQTNGGDFNFETNITVPVTVVIVNEAGPVTNAPVTVTESITTGEPNVVGVGTTDGNGSVTIPISVPPTVVSVDISVVGVNPTTGEVVEIVGSAPVQQPATGSNSEGTVVVAPVINVDATNFQPVNGCVQSVDSDCDGIANNFDEFPDDPSLATIARSGRYTIAFEDMFPSAGDADLNDHSTVFSTEMDKTPTNKVKIIRGTYTHVAKGAGYNHELRLSLDVPTNATVQISYLDGSGNPWNGCASAPKYTANTAGDCTGGTLTPAQLKRGVLILPSSDKTLFGKKNAPAAGSTFTINDFVRGVTAQVTITFEEPVDLNATKNLVGGHLNYFLAINQKTDGVFRQIFRPGYFKDAKGKDAFLDKNGFPWAIIVPGVFNHPTEGADIRKPSTSGYIFFNSWMNSNGVAHKDWYLHIDQIPAPNRPSYVVRVSDFYTDNGFTAYLIKAVRKNAFEVSASLIVVGAALGFLMKRKMGNPKAA, from the coding sequence ATGAATCGATGGATCATTCTTTTGGTGCTTCCACTCTTTCTTCTGGATTGCTCCAATAAGAAAAAAGGAATGTTACTTCTCCCCTTTTTAGGGCTCGGCGACGGAACCACACAGGCCACAACGGCTTCCGCAAATGATGGTGATGGAACATTTACTGTAGTAGGATTGGAAACAACAGATCCAAGCCAAGTGACATCTCCTGATACCAATACAAACACGGGTGATACTGGTAATTCCGAAACTCCTTCCGTAGTCACTCCAACACCAACTCCAGCGGCTCCAACACCTGGACCGACAACCGTTAATAATGAAACTACAACGACTGTGGTTGACCAAACCAATGGTGGAGATTTTAATTTTGAAACAAATATTACTGTTCCTGTTACAGTTGTGATTGTGAATGAGGCTGGTCCTGTGACCAACGCTCCTGTCACTGTGACGGAATCCATTACAACAGGGGAACCAAATGTTGTAGGAGTCGGAACTACAGACGGAAATGGTTCAGTTACCATTCCAATCAGTGTTCCTCCTACAGTAGTCTCTGTTGATATCAGTGTTGTCGGTGTGAACCCAACAACAGGGGAAGTTGTGGAAATCGTGGGATCAGCTCCTGTACAACAACCAGCAACTGGCTCCAATTCAGAAGGCACTGTTGTGGTTGCACCTGTGATCAATGTAGACGCTACCAATTTCCAACCAGTGAATGGTTGTGTGCAATCGGTTGACTCTGATTGTGATGGAATTGCCAATAATTTTGACGAATTCCCAGATGATCCAAGTTTAGCAACCATTGCAAGATCTGGACGTTATACAATAGCATTTGAGGACATGTTCCCTTCTGCTGGGGATGCGGACTTAAATGACCACTCAACTGTTTTCAGTACTGAGATGGACAAAACACCGACTAACAAAGTCAAAATTATTCGTGGAACTTATACACATGTTGCAAAGGGTGCAGGTTACAATCATGAATTGAGACTTTCACTTGATGTTCCAACAAATGCAACTGTTCAAATCAGTTACTTAGATGGAAGTGGAAACCCATGGAATGGTTGTGCTTCTGCTCCTAAATACACTGCCAATACTGCAGGTGATTGCACAGGTGGAACATTAACACCTGCACAACTCAAACGTGGAGTATTAATCCTCCCAAGTTCTGATAAAACATTGTTTGGAAAGAAAAATGCTCCGGCAGCTGGATCTACTTTTACAATCAATGACTTTGTAAGAGGGGTCACTGCACAAGTTACGATTACCTTCGAAGAACCAGTGGATTTGAATGCGACTAAGAACCTAGTTGGGGGACACCTAAACTACTTCCTTGCAATCAACCAAAAAACTGACGGTGTTTTCAGACAAATTTTCCGTCCAGGTTACTTCAAAGATGCAAAAGGAAAAGACGCTTTCCTAGACAAAAATGGTTTCCCTTGGGCCATCATCGTTCCAGGTGTTTTCAACCACCCAACAGAAGGTGCTGACATTCGCAAACCATCTACTTCTGGTTACATTTTCTTTAACTCATGGATGAACTCCAATGGTGTTGCTCATAAGGATTGGTATTTACACATCGACCAAATCCCTGCACCAAACCGTCCATCCTATGTAGTAAGAGTAAGTGATTTTTACACAGACAATGGATTTACTGCTTACCTCATTAAAGCGGTTCGTAAGAACGCATTTGAAGTATCAGCAAGTCTCATCGTCGTAGGAGCTGCGTTAGGTTTTCTCATGAAACGGAAAATGGGAAATCCAAAAGCCGCTTAA